A genomic window from Lotus japonicus ecotype B-129 chromosome 1, LjGifu_v1.2 includes:
- the LOC130731004 gene encoding squamosa promoter-binding-like protein 1: MEARFGAESLYDPRVVLGNRSSTMEWDLNSWKWDGDLFIARKLTPVPEHRQFLPPLPGSSNSNTSSSCSDEADLRIRNEGERKRRVIQHEEDAAGTLSLKLGGGNLATISSWEGSNGKKSRVAGGGAASNRALCQVKDCGADLTVAKDYHRRHKVCEVHSKATQALVGNAMQRFCQQCSRFHLLQEFDEGKRSCRRRLAGHNKRRRKTNQDAAPNGSSLNDDQTSGYLLISLLKILSNMQQSDRSNQTTDQDLLTHLLRSLANQNGEQGGKNLSNLLQEQENLLKEGSSSGKAGTVSTLFTNGSQGSPSVTRQQQTVSISEIPHQVMHAQDARAADQQTMSSTKPSISNSPPAYSEARDSTAGQTKMNNFDLNDIYIDSDDGIEDIERLPVSANLATSSLDYPWMQQDSQQSSPPQTSGNSDSGSAQSPSSSSGEAQSRTDRIVFKLFGKEPSDFPLVLRSQILDWLSQSPTDIESYIRPGCIILTIYLRQAEAVWEELCYDLTSSLNRLLDVSDDPFWRTGWVHIRVQHQIAFVFNGQVVIDTSLPFRSHDYSKILSVSPIAVPASKTSQFSVKGINLNRPATRLLCAIEGDYLACEDVNESTDQHSKDLDELQCIQFSCSVPVMNGRGFIEIEDQGLSSSFFPFIIVEEDVCSEICVLEPLLELNDTDPDIEGAGKLKAKSQAMDFIHEMGWLLHRSQLKSRMVHLNSSEDLFPLNRFNSLLDFSVEHDWCAVVKKLLNLLLDGAVHTGDHLSLSLALSELGLLHKAVRRNSRKLVELLLRYVPESTSDKLGPEDKELVDRKNQVFLFRPDAAGPAGLTPLHIAAGKDGSEDVLDALTNDPCMVGVEAWKTARDSTGSTPEDYARLRGHYTYIHLVQKKINKRQVGSHVVVDIPNNLTRFNANEKQDELLSTSFEIGKAEVKSVQKLCKLCDLKLSCRTAAGRSLVYKPAMLSMVAVAAVCVCVALLFKSSPEVLYIFRPFRWESLEFGTS, from the exons ATGGAAGCTAGATTTGGCGCCGAATCTCTGTACGATCCGAGGGTTGTTTTGGGGAACAGGTCGTCGACGATGGAGTGGGATTTGAATAGTTGGAAGTGGGACGGTGATCTTTTCATAGCCAGGAAGCTCACTCCGGTGCCGGAGCACCGTCAATTCCTGCCTCCTCTCCCTGGTTCATCCAACTCCAACACTTCCTCTTCCTGCTCCGATGAGGCGGATCTCAGGATTCGAAACGAAGGGGAGAGGAAGAGGAGGGTTATTCAGCATGAAGAGGATGCTGCTGGTACCCTTAGTTTGAAGCTTGGTGGTGGTAATCTTGCTACAATTTCTAGCTGGGAAGGGAGTAACGGGAAGAAAAGTAGAGTCGCCGGCGGAGGAGCTGCTTCGAATCGAGCCCTTTGTCAGGTGAAGGATTGCGGCGCAGATCTAACCGTCGCTAAAGATTATCACCGGCGTCATAAAGTTTGTGAGGTGCACTCCAAGGCTACTCAAGCCCTTGTGGGAAACGCTATGCAGCGCTTCTGCCAACAATGTAGTAG GTTTCACTTGCTTCAAGAGTTTGATGAGGGAAAGAGAAGCTGTCGGAGGCGTTTGGCGGGCCATAATAAACGGAGGAGGAAAACGAATCAAGATGCTGCTCCGAATGGAAGTTCACTAAATGATGATCAGACAAGTGGTTATTTGTTGATAAGTTTATTGAAGATACTTTCAAATATGCAGCAAT CTGACAGGTCAAATCAAACAACAGATCAGGATCTGCTAACTCATCTTTTAAGAAGTCTTGCTAATCAGAATGGTGAACAAGGAGGCAAGAACTTGTCTAACCTTTTGCAGGAACAAGAGAATTTATTGAAAGAAGGGAGTTCATCTGGGAAAGCTGGGACGGTTTCCACTCTATTCACAAATGGTTCTCAAGGCTCCCCATCTGTTACTAGACAGCAGCAAACAGTTTCTATTAGTGAAATTCCCCATCAAGTGATGCATGCACAGGATGCTAGGGCTGCTGATCAACAAACCATGTCTTCTACAAAGCCTAGCATTTCAAACAGCCCTCCGGCTTACTCAGAAGCCAGAGATAGTACTGCTGGACAGACCAAGATGAATAACTTTGATCTGAATGACATATATATTGACTCAGATGATGGCATAGAAGACATAGAAAGGTTGCCTGTCTCTGCAAATCTGGCTACTAGCTCTCTTGATTATCCATGGATGCAACAGGATTCTCAGCAGTCAAGCCCACCTCAAACAAGTGGAAATTCAGATTCTGGATCTGCCCAGTCCCCTTCTAGTTCCAGTGGAGAAGCCCAG AGTCGCACGGATCGTATTGTTTTCAAACTCTTTGGTAAAGAACCAAGTGATTTTCCTCTTGTACTTAGATCACAG ATTCTTGATTGGTTATCCCAAAGTCCTACTGATATTGAGAGCTATATACGGCCTGGTTGTATCATTTTGACTATTTATCTGCGTCAGGCTGAGGCTGTCTGGGAAGAG CTTTGCTATGATCTGACTTCCAGCTTGAATAGGCTTCTGGATGTCTCAGATGATCCTTTTTGGAGAACTGGATGGGTTCACATAAGGGTGCAACATCAGATAGCCTTCGTTTTCAATG GTCAGGTTGTTATAGATACATCCTTACCTTTCAGAAGTCACGATTATAGCAAGATTTTAAGTGTTAGTCCAATTGCTGTACCAGCATCGAAGACATCTCAATTTTCTGTTAAGGGTATCAACCTGAATCGCCCCGCCACTAG GTTACTGTGTGCTATAGAAGGGGATTATCTGGCATGTGAAGATGTTAATGAGTCTACAGATCAACACTCCAAGGATCTTGATGAGCTTCAGTGCATCCAGTTTTCATGTTCTGTCCCTGTGATGAATGGAAGAGGATTTATTGAG ATTGAGGACCAGGGGTTGAGCAGCAGCTTTTTTCCTTTCATTATCGTGGAGGAGGATGTTTGCTCTGAAATCTGTGTGCTTGAGCCTTTACTAGAATTAAATGATACTGATCCAGATATTGAAGGGGCTGGAAAACTTAAAGCCAAATCTCAAGCCATGGATTTCATTCATGAAATGGGTTGGCTTCTCCACAGAAGCCAATTGAAATCTCGGATGGTTCACTTGAACTCTAGCGAAGATCTTTTTCCATTAAATCGATTCAATTCGCTATTGGATTTCTCTGTGGAACATGATTGGTGTGCAGTAGTTAAAAAACTGTTGAACCTCCTGCTTGATGGAGCTGTGCATACAGGAGATCACCTTTCCCTGTCTCTTGCACTTTCAGAGCTCGGCCTCCTTCATAAAGCTGTAAGGAGAAATAGCAGGAAATTGGTGGAGCTACTTTTGAGATATGTTCCTGAGAGTACTTCTGATAAACTAGGACCTGAAGACAAGGAACTTGTTGATAGAAAGAACCAGGTCTTCTTGTTTAGACCTGATGCTGCTGGTCCTGCTGGTTTGACACCACTCCACATAGCAGCTGGGAAAGATGGTTCTGAGGATGTACTGGATGCTTTAACTAATGATCCTTGCATG GTGGGAGTTGAAGCATGGAAGACTGCTCGTGACAGCACTGGCTCCACACCTGAAGATTATGCACGTTTACGTGGGCATTATACTTACATTCACTTGGTGCAAAAGAAAATCAACAAGAGACAAGTAGGGTCTCATGTGGTTGTTGACATTCCCAACAATCTGACCAGGTTCAATGCAAACGAGAAACAAGATGAGTTGTTGTCCACTAGCTTTGAGATTGGAAAGGCTGAAGTCAAAAGTGTCCAAAAGCTCTGCAAACTTTGTGATCTTAAGTTATCTTGTAGAACTGCTGCAGGCAGGTCCTTGGTGTACAAACCTGCAATGCTGTCAATGGTGGCCGTGGCAGCAGTTTGTGTCTGTGTGGCTCTTCTGTTTAAAAGCTCACCAGAAGTTCTGTATATATTCCGACCCTTCAGGTGGGAATCGTTGGAGTTCGGGACAAGCTGA